From one Brachypodium distachyon strain Bd21 chromosome 4, Brachypodium_distachyon_v3.0, whole genome shotgun sequence genomic stretch:
- the LOC100831784 gene encoding proteasome subunit beta type-4, with amino-acid sequence MDACGTQAAAAAAGGEGTQRTLYPYVTGNSVIAMKYKDGVIMACDTGASYGSTLRYKSVERIKAVGKHSLIGGSGEFSDFQEILRYLDELTLSDHMWDDGNSLGPKEIHAYLTRVMYNRRNKFDPLWNSLVLGGVKKGPKGDEKYLGMVNMIGTHFEDNHLATGFGNHMAIPILRAEWREDMTFEEAIKLIEKCLLVLLYRDRSSINKFQIAKITTEGSTIYPPYALKTNWGFSAFENPSKGAVGTW; translated from the exons ATGGATGCGTGCGGGacccaggcggcggcggcggcggctggaggagAGGGCACGCAGAGGACGCT GTACCCTTATGTGACTGGAAACTCGGTGATTGCAATGAAATACAAGGATGGTGTGATCATGGCATGTGACACTGGAG CCTCCTATGGGTCAACGTTGCGATACAAGAGTGTGGAGCGCATCAAGGCTGTTGGTAAGCATAGCCTCATTGGAGGAAGTGGGGAGTTCAGTGATTTCCAGGAGATTTTGCGCTATTTGGATGAATTAAC TTTGTCTGATCATATGTGGGATGATGGAAACTCACTGGGCCCAAAGGAAATCCATGCCTACCTGACAAGAGTAATGTACAATAGGCGCAATAAATTTGACCCTCTGTGGAACTCCCTTGTACTTGGTGGGGTGAAAAAGGGCCCAAAGGGTGATGAGAAGTATCTTGGCATG GTTAACATGATTGGTACACACTTTGAGGACAACCACCTTGCCACTGGGTTTGGAAACCATATGGCAATTCCAATACTTCGTGCCGAATGGCGCGAGGACATGACTTTTGAAGAGGCTATTAAGCTGATTGAGAAGTGCTTGCTGGTCTTGCTGTACCGCGACCGGTCATCTATCAACAAATTCCAG ATTGCCAAGATCACGACCGAGGGATCGACTATCTACCCACCTTATGCCCTGAAGACCAACTGGGGTTTCTCCGCCTTTGAAAACCCATCCAAGGGTGCTGTTGGGACATGGTAG
- the LOC100824223 gene encoding uncharacterized protein LOC100824223 isoform X5, which produces MPWLVPIGSEFYTVPKAAEYLCRVIMFCTICMWHTGISAVRSKLNRHDEFLADILFLCAGLRSVILMDYGGTMPLLQENLCSLLHHAQQEASILNPLRVMVIKDMLYLIHVKGLAEHVSPNARSRHQPAFVDLEKSCCELLVNTEENGTVLELLSIQDGFSGKFPLEAAFEPGTTKQESKLAEKATAVEYTDIHVANRTSLVLDLSAILENTQIALPSLNGWLLGYPVTYLFRNESAEAATQNLSKHSLHIYRIYVVRSPHSDAKPSEEELLSFSVPCEMSVRRDEEPWAKSFLACMNEKLERCNHVWASMRLEIDVFRSQSGVIVL; this is translated from the exons ATGCCGTGGTTAGTTCCAATAGGTTCAGAATTTTATACTGTACCAAAAGCTGCAGAATACTTGTGCAGAGTGATTATGTTTTGTACTATATGTATGTGGCATACCGGCATCAGTGCAGTGAGGAGCAAACTAAACCGGCATGATGAATTCTTGGCAGATATCCTGTTCCTCTGTGCCGGGTTGCGGTCTGTGATACTGATGGACTATGGTGGCACAATGCCTCTACTACAGGAGAATCTCTGCAGCCTGCTGCACCATGCTCAACAG GAAGCAAGTATCTTGAATCCACTAAGGGTGATGGTCATCAAAGATATGCTGTATCTGATTCATGTAAAAGGACTTGCTGAACATGTGTCACCAAATGCAAGGTCACGGCACCAGCCAGCTTTTGTGGACCTAGAGAAAAGCTGTTGCGAA CTGCTTGTCAACACAGAAGAGAATGGAACTGTGCTGGAGCTTTTATCCATCCAAGATGGGTTTTCAGGTAAATTTCCACTTGAAGCAGCTTTTGAACCTGGAACAACAAAGCAAGAGTCAAAACTTGCAGAGAAAGCCACTGCTGTGGAGTACACTGACATCCATGTTGCCAACAGAACCTCACTGGTTCTTGATCTGAGTGCTATCCTGGAGAACACCCAAATTGCACTGCCTTCTCTGAATGG GTGGCTTTTGGGTTATCCTGTGACATATTTGTTTCGCAATGAAAGTGCTGAGGCAGCTACACAGAATCTCTCCAAGCACTCTCTTCATATCTATAGGATATACGTGGTCAg AAGTCCCCATTCAGATGCTAAACCATCAGAAGAGGAACTCCTGAG TTTTTCAGTTCCTTGCGAAATGAGTGTGAGACGCGATGAAGAACCATGGGCCAAATCATTTTTAGCTTGCATGAATGAAAAGCTGGAACGATGCAACCATGTCTGGGCGTCGATGCGGCTAGAGATCGATGTTTTCCGAAGCCAGTCGGGAGTCATCGTTTTGTAG
- the LOC100824223 gene encoding uncharacterized protein LOC100824223 isoform X7 — MPWLVPIGSEFYTVPKAAEYLCRVIMFCTICMWHTGISAVRSKLNRHDEFLADILFLCAGLRSVILMDYGGTMPLLQENLCSLLHHAQQEASILNPLRVMVIKDMLYLIHVKGLAEHVSPNARSRHQPAFVDLEKSCCELLVNTEENGTVLELLSIQDGFSEKATAVEYTDIHVANRTSLVLDLSAILENTQIALPSLNGWLLGYPVTYLFRNESAEAATQNLSKHSLHIYRIYVVRSPHSDAKPSEEELLSFSVPCEMSVRRDEEPWAKSFLACMNEKLERCNHVWASMRLEIDVFRSQSGVIVL; from the exons ATGCCGTGGTTAGTTCCAATAGGTTCAGAATTTTATACTGTACCAAAAGCTGCAGAATACTTGTGCAGAGTGATTATGTTTTGTACTATATGTATGTGGCATACCGGCATCAGTGCAGTGAGGAGCAAACTAAACCGGCATGATGAATTCTTGGCAGATATCCTGTTCCTCTGTGCCGGGTTGCGGTCTGTGATACTGATGGACTATGGTGGCACAATGCCTCTACTACAGGAGAATCTCTGCAGCCTGCTGCACCATGCTCAACAG GAAGCAAGTATCTTGAATCCACTAAGGGTGATGGTCATCAAAGATATGCTGTATCTGATTCATGTAAAAGGACTTGCTGAACATGTGTCACCAAATGCAAGGTCACGGCACCAGCCAGCTTTTGTGGACCTAGAGAAAAGCTGTTGCGAA CTGCTTGTCAACACAGAAGAGAATGGAACTGTGCTGGAGCTTTTATCCATCCAAGATGGGTTTTCAG AGAAAGCCACTGCTGTGGAGTACACTGACATCCATGTTGCCAACAGAACCTCACTGGTTCTTGATCTGAGTGCTATCCTGGAGAACACCCAAATTGCACTGCCTTCTCTGAATGG GTGGCTTTTGGGTTATCCTGTGACATATTTGTTTCGCAATGAAAGTGCTGAGGCAGCTACACAGAATCTCTCCAAGCACTCTCTTCATATCTATAGGATATACGTGGTCAg AAGTCCCCATTCAGATGCTAAACCATCAGAAGAGGAACTCCTGAG TTTTTCAGTTCCTTGCGAAATGAGTGTGAGACGCGATGAAGAACCATGGGCCAAATCATTTTTAGCTTGCATGAATGAAAAGCTGGAACGATGCAACCATGTCTGGGCGTCGATGCGGCTAGAGATCGATGTTTTCCGAAGCCAGTCGGGAGTCATCGTTTTGTAG
- the LOC100824223 gene encoding uncharacterized protein LOC100824223 isoform X3, giving the protein MEVAAEPGAYEEMLRVVEACAARIRWRLRPQSKRRLLNDILFLCAGLRSVILMDYGGTMPLLQENLCSLLHHAQQEASILNPLRVMVIKDMLYLIHVKGLAEHVSPNARSRHQPAFVDLEKSCCEVFTFSDHTSLFLSIPCFTLLTDVLAQLLVNTEENGTVLELLSIQDGFSGKFPLEAAFEPGTTKQESKLAEKATAVEYTDIHVANRTSLVLDLSAILENTQIALPSLNGWLLGYPVTYLFRNESAEAATQNLSKHSLHIYRIYVVRSPHSDAKPSEEELLSFSVPCEMSVRRDEEPWAKSFLACMNEKLERCNHVWASMRLEIDVFRSQSGVIVL; this is encoded by the exons atggaggtggcggcggagccggGGGCGTACGAGGAGATGCTGCGGGTGGTAGAGGCGTGCGCCGCCCGCATCCGGTGGCGCCTTCGCCCCCAGTCCAAGCGCCGCCTCCTCAACG ATATCCTGTTCCTCTGTGCCGGGTTGCGGTCTGTGATACTGATGGACTATGGTGGCACAATGCCTCTACTACAGGAGAATCTCTGCAGCCTGCTGCACCATGCTCAACAG GAAGCAAGTATCTTGAATCCACTAAGGGTGATGGTCATCAAAGATATGCTGTATCTGATTCATGTAAAAGGACTTGCTGAACATGTGTCACCAAATGCAAGGTCACGGCACCAGCCAGCTTTTGTGGACCTAGAGAAAAGCTGTTGCGAAGTCTTTACCTTCTCAGATCATACTTCTCTATTTTTGTCTATTCCATGTTTTACATTACTGACTGATGTCCTGGCGCAGCTGCTTGTCAACACAGAAGAGAATGGAACTGTGCTGGAGCTTTTATCCATCCAAGATGGGTTTTCAGGTAAATTTCCACTTGAAGCAGCTTTTGAACCTGGAACAACAAAGCAAGAGTCAAAACTTGCAGAGAAAGCCACTGCTGTGGAGTACACTGACATCCATGTTGCCAACAGAACCTCACTGGTTCTTGATCTGAGTGCTATCCTGGAGAACACCCAAATTGCACTGCCTTCTCTGAATGG GTGGCTTTTGGGTTATCCTGTGACATATTTGTTTCGCAATGAAAGTGCTGAGGCAGCTACACAGAATCTCTCCAAGCACTCTCTTCATATCTATAGGATATACGTGGTCAg AAGTCCCCATTCAGATGCTAAACCATCAGAAGAGGAACTCCTGAG TTTTTCAGTTCCTTGCGAAATGAGTGTGAGACGCGATGAAGAACCATGGGCCAAATCATTTTTAGCTTGCATGAATGAAAAGCTGGAACGATGCAACCATGTCTGGGCGTCGATGCGGCTAGAGATCGATGTTTTCCGAAGCCAGTCGGGAGTCATCGTTTTGTAG
- the LOC100824223 gene encoding uncharacterized protein LOC100824223 isoform X2 gives MPWLVPIGSEFYTVPKAAEYLCRVIMFCTICMWHTGISAVRSKLNRHDEFLADILFLCAGLRSVILMDYGGTMPLLQENLCSLLHHAQQEASILNPLRVMVIKDMLYLIHVKGLAEHVSPNARSRHQPAFVDLEKSCCEVFTFSDHTSLFLSIPCFTLLTDVLAQLLVNTEENGTVLELLSIQDGFSGKFPLEAAFEPGTTKQESKLAEKATAVEYTDIHVANRTSLVLDLSAILENTQIALPSLNGWLLGYPVTYLFRNESAEAATQNLSKHSLHIYRIYVVSPHSDAKPSEEELLSFSVPCEMSVRRDEEPWAKSFLACMNEKLERCNHVWASMRLEIDVFRSQSGVIVL, from the exons ATGCCGTGGTTAGTTCCAATAGGTTCAGAATTTTATACTGTACCAAAAGCTGCAGAATACTTGTGCAGAGTGATTATGTTTTGTACTATATGTATGTGGCATACCGGCATCAGTGCAGTGAGGAGCAAACTAAACCGGCATGATGAATTCTTGGCAGATATCCTGTTCCTCTGTGCCGGGTTGCGGTCTGTGATACTGATGGACTATGGTGGCACAATGCCTCTACTACAGGAGAATCTCTGCAGCCTGCTGCACCATGCTCAACAG GAAGCAAGTATCTTGAATCCACTAAGGGTGATGGTCATCAAAGATATGCTGTATCTGATTCATGTAAAAGGACTTGCTGAACATGTGTCACCAAATGCAAGGTCACGGCACCAGCCAGCTTTTGTGGACCTAGAGAAAAGCTGTTGCGAAGTCTTTACCTTCTCAGATCATACTTCTCTATTTTTGTCTATTCCATGTTTTACATTACTGACTGATGTCCTGGCGCAGCTGCTTGTCAACACAGAAGAGAATGGAACTGTGCTGGAGCTTTTATCCATCCAAGATGGGTTTTCAGGTAAATTTCCACTTGAAGCAGCTTTTGAACCTGGAACAACAAAGCAAGAGTCAAAACTTGCAGAGAAAGCCACTGCTGTGGAGTACACTGACATCCATGTTGCCAACAGAACCTCACTGGTTCTTGATCTGAGTGCTATCCTGGAGAACACCCAAATTGCACTGCCTTCTCTGAATGG GTGGCTTTTGGGTTATCCTGTGACATATTTGTTTCGCAATGAAAGTGCTGAGGCAGCTACACAGAATCTCTCCAAGCACTCTCTTCATATCTATAGGATATACGTGGTCAg TCCCCATTCAGATGCTAAACCATCAGAAGAGGAACTCCTGAG TTTTTCAGTTCCTTGCGAAATGAGTGTGAGACGCGATGAAGAACCATGGGCCAAATCATTTTTAGCTTGCATGAATGAAAAGCTGGAACGATGCAACCATGTCTGGGCGTCGATGCGGCTAGAGATCGATGTTTTCCGAAGCCAGTCGGGAGTCATCGTTTTGTAG
- the LOC100824223 gene encoding uncharacterized protein LOC100824223 isoform X8 — protein MPWLVPIGSEFYTVPKAAEYLCRVIMFCTICMWHTGISAVRSKLNRHDEFLADILFLCAGLRSVILMDYGGTMPLLQENLCSLLHHAQQEASILNPLRVMVIKDMLYLIHVKGLAEHVSPNARSRHQPAFVDLEKSSACQHRREWNCAGAFIHPRWVFRTSLVLDLSAILENTQIALPSLNGWLLGYPVTYLFRNESAEAATQNLSKHSLHIYRIYVVRSPHSDAKPSEEELLSFSVPCEMSVRRDEEPWAKSFLACMNEKLERCNHVWASMRLEIDVFRSQSGVIVL, from the exons ATGCCGTGGTTAGTTCCAATAGGTTCAGAATTTTATACTGTACCAAAAGCTGCAGAATACTTGTGCAGAGTGATTATGTTTTGTACTATATGTATGTGGCATACCGGCATCAGTGCAGTGAGGAGCAAACTAAACCGGCATGATGAATTCTTGGCAGATATCCTGTTCCTCTGTGCCGGGTTGCGGTCTGTGATACTGATGGACTATGGTGGCACAATGCCTCTACTACAGGAGAATCTCTGCAGCCTGCTGCACCATGCTCAACAG GAAGCAAGTATCTTGAATCCACTAAGGGTGATGGTCATCAAAGATATGCTGTATCTGATTCATGTAAAAGGACTTGCTGAACATGTGTCACCAAATGCAAGGTCACGGCACCAGCCAGCTTTTGTGGACCTAGAGAAAAGCT CTGCTTGTCAACACAGAAGAGAATGGAACTGTGCTGGAGCTTTTATCCATCCAAGATGGGTTTTCAG AACCTCACTGGTTCTTGATCTGAGTGCTATCCTGGAGAACACCCAAATTGCACTGCCTTCTCTGAATGG GTGGCTTTTGGGTTATCCTGTGACATATTTGTTTCGCAATGAAAGTGCTGAGGCAGCTACACAGAATCTCTCCAAGCACTCTCTTCATATCTATAGGATATACGTGGTCAg AAGTCCCCATTCAGATGCTAAACCATCAGAAGAGGAACTCCTGAG TTTTTCAGTTCCTTGCGAAATGAGTGTGAGACGCGATGAAGAACCATGGGCCAAATCATTTTTAGCTTGCATGAATGAAAAGCTGGAACGATGCAACCATGTCTGGGCGTCGATGCGGCTAGAGATCGATGTTTTCCGAAGCCAGTCGGGAGTCATCGTTTTGTAG
- the LOC100824223 gene encoding uncharacterized protein LOC100824223 isoform X4 — protein sequence MPWLVPIGSEFYTVPKAAEYLCRVIMFCTICMWHTGISAVRSKLNRHDEFLADILFLCAGLRSVILMDYGGTMPLLQENLCSLLHHAQQEASILNPLRVMVIKDMLYLIHVKGLAEHVSPNARSRHQPAFVDLEKSCCEVFTFSDHTSLFLSIPCFTLLTDVLAQLLVNTEENGTVLELLSIQDGFSEKATAVEYTDIHVANRTSLVLDLSAILENTQIALPSLNGWLLGYPVTYLFRNESAEAATQNLSKHSLHIYRIYVVRSPHSDAKPSEEELLSFSVPCEMSVRRDEEPWAKSFLACMNEKLERCNHVWASMRLEIDVFRSQSGVIVL from the exons ATGCCGTGGTTAGTTCCAATAGGTTCAGAATTTTATACTGTACCAAAAGCTGCAGAATACTTGTGCAGAGTGATTATGTTTTGTACTATATGTATGTGGCATACCGGCATCAGTGCAGTGAGGAGCAAACTAAACCGGCATGATGAATTCTTGGCAGATATCCTGTTCCTCTGTGCCGGGTTGCGGTCTGTGATACTGATGGACTATGGTGGCACAATGCCTCTACTACAGGAGAATCTCTGCAGCCTGCTGCACCATGCTCAACAG GAAGCAAGTATCTTGAATCCACTAAGGGTGATGGTCATCAAAGATATGCTGTATCTGATTCATGTAAAAGGACTTGCTGAACATGTGTCACCAAATGCAAGGTCACGGCACCAGCCAGCTTTTGTGGACCTAGAGAAAAGCTGTTGCGAAGTCTTTACCTTCTCAGATCATACTTCTCTATTTTTGTCTATTCCATGTTTTACATTACTGACTGATGTCCTGGCGCAGCTGCTTGTCAACACAGAAGAGAATGGAACTGTGCTGGAGCTTTTATCCATCCAAGATGGGTTTTCAG AGAAAGCCACTGCTGTGGAGTACACTGACATCCATGTTGCCAACAGAACCTCACTGGTTCTTGATCTGAGTGCTATCCTGGAGAACACCCAAATTGCACTGCCTTCTCTGAATGG GTGGCTTTTGGGTTATCCTGTGACATATTTGTTTCGCAATGAAAGTGCTGAGGCAGCTACACAGAATCTCTCCAAGCACTCTCTTCATATCTATAGGATATACGTGGTCAg AAGTCCCCATTCAGATGCTAAACCATCAGAAGAGGAACTCCTGAG TTTTTCAGTTCCTTGCGAAATGAGTGTGAGACGCGATGAAGAACCATGGGCCAAATCATTTTTAGCTTGCATGAATGAAAAGCTGGAACGATGCAACCATGTCTGGGCGTCGATGCGGCTAGAGATCGATGTTTTCCGAAGCCAGTCGGGAGTCATCGTTTTGTAG
- the LOC100824223 gene encoding uncharacterized protein LOC100824223 isoform X6, producing the protein MEVAAEPGAYEEMLRVVEACAARIRWRLRPQSKRRLLNDILFLCAGLRSVILMDYGGTMPLLQENLCSLLHHAQQEASILNPLRVMVIKDMLYLIHVKGLAEHVSPNARSRHQPAFVDLEKSCCELLVNTEENGTVLELLSIQDGFSGKFPLEAAFEPGTTKQESKLAEKATAVEYTDIHVANRTSLVLDLSAILENTQIALPSLNGWLLGYPVTYLFRNESAEAATQNLSKHSLHIYRIYVVRSPHSDAKPSEEELLSFSVPCEMSVRRDEEPWAKSFLACMNEKLERCNHVWASMRLEIDVFRSQSGVIVL; encoded by the exons atggaggtggcggcggagccggGGGCGTACGAGGAGATGCTGCGGGTGGTAGAGGCGTGCGCCGCCCGCATCCGGTGGCGCCTTCGCCCCCAGTCCAAGCGCCGCCTCCTCAACG ATATCCTGTTCCTCTGTGCCGGGTTGCGGTCTGTGATACTGATGGACTATGGTGGCACAATGCCTCTACTACAGGAGAATCTCTGCAGCCTGCTGCACCATGCTCAACAG GAAGCAAGTATCTTGAATCCACTAAGGGTGATGGTCATCAAAGATATGCTGTATCTGATTCATGTAAAAGGACTTGCTGAACATGTGTCACCAAATGCAAGGTCACGGCACCAGCCAGCTTTTGTGGACCTAGAGAAAAGCTGTTGCGAA CTGCTTGTCAACACAGAAGAGAATGGAACTGTGCTGGAGCTTTTATCCATCCAAGATGGGTTTTCAGGTAAATTTCCACTTGAAGCAGCTTTTGAACCTGGAACAACAAAGCAAGAGTCAAAACTTGCAGAGAAAGCCACTGCTGTGGAGTACACTGACATCCATGTTGCCAACAGAACCTCACTGGTTCTTGATCTGAGTGCTATCCTGGAGAACACCCAAATTGCACTGCCTTCTCTGAATGG GTGGCTTTTGGGTTATCCTGTGACATATTTGTTTCGCAATGAAAGTGCTGAGGCAGCTACACAGAATCTCTCCAAGCACTCTCTTCATATCTATAGGATATACGTGGTCAg AAGTCCCCATTCAGATGCTAAACCATCAGAAGAGGAACTCCTGAG TTTTTCAGTTCCTTGCGAAATGAGTGTGAGACGCGATGAAGAACCATGGGCCAAATCATTTTTAGCTTGCATGAATGAAAAGCTGGAACGATGCAACCATGTCTGGGCGTCGATGCGGCTAGAGATCGATGTTTTCCGAAGCCAGTCGGGAGTCATCGTTTTGTAG
- the LOC100824223 gene encoding uncharacterized protein LOC100824223 isoform X1, producing the protein MPWLVPIGSEFYTVPKAAEYLCRVIMFCTICMWHTGISAVRSKLNRHDEFLADILFLCAGLRSVILMDYGGTMPLLQENLCSLLHHAQQEASILNPLRVMVIKDMLYLIHVKGLAEHVSPNARSRHQPAFVDLEKSCCEVFTFSDHTSLFLSIPCFTLLTDVLAQLLVNTEENGTVLELLSIQDGFSGKFPLEAAFEPGTTKQESKLAEKATAVEYTDIHVANRTSLVLDLSAILENTQIALPSLNGWLLGYPVTYLFRNESAEAATQNLSKHSLHIYRIYVVRSPHSDAKPSEEELLSFSVPCEMSVRRDEEPWAKSFLACMNEKLERCNHVWASMRLEIDVFRSQSGVIVL; encoded by the exons ATGCCGTGGTTAGTTCCAATAGGTTCAGAATTTTATACTGTACCAAAAGCTGCAGAATACTTGTGCAGAGTGATTATGTTTTGTACTATATGTATGTGGCATACCGGCATCAGTGCAGTGAGGAGCAAACTAAACCGGCATGATGAATTCTTGGCAGATATCCTGTTCCTCTGTGCCGGGTTGCGGTCTGTGATACTGATGGACTATGGTGGCACAATGCCTCTACTACAGGAGAATCTCTGCAGCCTGCTGCACCATGCTCAACAG GAAGCAAGTATCTTGAATCCACTAAGGGTGATGGTCATCAAAGATATGCTGTATCTGATTCATGTAAAAGGACTTGCTGAACATGTGTCACCAAATGCAAGGTCACGGCACCAGCCAGCTTTTGTGGACCTAGAGAAAAGCTGTTGCGAAGTCTTTACCTTCTCAGATCATACTTCTCTATTTTTGTCTATTCCATGTTTTACATTACTGACTGATGTCCTGGCGCAGCTGCTTGTCAACACAGAAGAGAATGGAACTGTGCTGGAGCTTTTATCCATCCAAGATGGGTTTTCAGGTAAATTTCCACTTGAAGCAGCTTTTGAACCTGGAACAACAAAGCAAGAGTCAAAACTTGCAGAGAAAGCCACTGCTGTGGAGTACACTGACATCCATGTTGCCAACAGAACCTCACTGGTTCTTGATCTGAGTGCTATCCTGGAGAACACCCAAATTGCACTGCCTTCTCTGAATGG GTGGCTTTTGGGTTATCCTGTGACATATTTGTTTCGCAATGAAAGTGCTGAGGCAGCTACACAGAATCTCTCCAAGCACTCTCTTCATATCTATAGGATATACGTGGTCAg AAGTCCCCATTCAGATGCTAAACCATCAGAAGAGGAACTCCTGAG TTTTTCAGTTCCTTGCGAAATGAGTGTGAGACGCGATGAAGAACCATGGGCCAAATCATTTTTAGCTTGCATGAATGAAAAGCTGGAACGATGCAACCATGTCTGGGCGTCGATGCGGCTAGAGATCGATGTTTTCCGAAGCCAGTCGGGAGTCATCGTTTTGTAG
- the LOC100824223 gene encoding uncharacterized protein LOC100824223 isoform X9 — protein sequence MPWLVPIGSEFYTVPKAAEYLCRVIMFCTICMWHTGISAVRSKLNRHDEFLADILFLCAGLRSVILMDYGGTMPLLQENLCSLLHHAQQEASILNPLRVMVIKDMLYLIHVKGLAEHVSPNARSRHQPAFVDLEKSCCEVFTFSDHTSLFLSIPCFTLLTDVLAQLLVNTEENGTVLELLSIQDGFSGKFPLEAAFEPGTTKQESKLAEKATAVEYTDIHVANRTSLVLDLSAILENTQIALPSLNGWLLGYPVTYLFRNESAEAATQNLSKHSLHIYRIYVKSPFRC from the exons ATGCCGTGGTTAGTTCCAATAGGTTCAGAATTTTATACTGTACCAAAAGCTGCAGAATACTTGTGCAGAGTGATTATGTTTTGTACTATATGTATGTGGCATACCGGCATCAGTGCAGTGAGGAGCAAACTAAACCGGCATGATGAATTCTTGGCAGATATCCTGTTCCTCTGTGCCGGGTTGCGGTCTGTGATACTGATGGACTATGGTGGCACAATGCCTCTACTACAGGAGAATCTCTGCAGCCTGCTGCACCATGCTCAACAG GAAGCAAGTATCTTGAATCCACTAAGGGTGATGGTCATCAAAGATATGCTGTATCTGATTCATGTAAAAGGACTTGCTGAACATGTGTCACCAAATGCAAGGTCACGGCACCAGCCAGCTTTTGTGGACCTAGAGAAAAGCTGTTGCGAAGTCTTTACCTTCTCAGATCATACTTCTCTATTTTTGTCTATTCCATGTTTTACATTACTGACTGATGTCCTGGCGCAGCTGCTTGTCAACACAGAAGAGAATGGAACTGTGCTGGAGCTTTTATCCATCCAAGATGGGTTTTCAGGTAAATTTCCACTTGAAGCAGCTTTTGAACCTGGAACAACAAAGCAAGAGTCAAAACTTGCAGAGAAAGCCACTGCTGTGGAGTACACTGACATCCATGTTGCCAACAGAACCTCACTGGTTCTTGATCTGAGTGCTATCCTGGAGAACACCCAAATTGCACTGCCTTCTCTGAATGG GTGGCTTTTGGGTTATCCTGTGACATATTTGTTTCGCAATGAAAGTGCTGAGGCAGCTACACAGAATCTCTCCAAGCACTCTCTTCATATCTATAGGATATACGTG AAGTCCCCATTCAGATGCTAA
- the LOC100824223 gene encoding uncharacterized protein LOC100824223 isoform X10: MPWLVPIGSEFYTVPKAAEYLCRVIMFCTICMWHTGISAVRSKLNRHDEFLADILFLCAGLRSVILMDYGGTMPLLQENLCSLLHHAQQEASILNPLRVMVIKDMLYLIHVKGLAEHVSPNARSRHQPAFVDLEKSCCEVFTFSDHTSLFLSIPCFTLLTDVLAQLLVNTEENGTVLELLSIQDGFSGKFPLEAAFEPGTTKQESKLAEKATAVEYTDIHVANRTSLVLDLSAILENTQIALPSLNGWLLGYPVTYLFRNESAEAATQNLSKHSLHIYRIYVSPFRC, encoded by the exons ATGCCGTGGTTAGTTCCAATAGGTTCAGAATTTTATACTGTACCAAAAGCTGCAGAATACTTGTGCAGAGTGATTATGTTTTGTACTATATGTATGTGGCATACCGGCATCAGTGCAGTGAGGAGCAAACTAAACCGGCATGATGAATTCTTGGCAGATATCCTGTTCCTCTGTGCCGGGTTGCGGTCTGTGATACTGATGGACTATGGTGGCACAATGCCTCTACTACAGGAGAATCTCTGCAGCCTGCTGCACCATGCTCAACAG GAAGCAAGTATCTTGAATCCACTAAGGGTGATGGTCATCAAAGATATGCTGTATCTGATTCATGTAAAAGGACTTGCTGAACATGTGTCACCAAATGCAAGGTCACGGCACCAGCCAGCTTTTGTGGACCTAGAGAAAAGCTGTTGCGAAGTCTTTACCTTCTCAGATCATACTTCTCTATTTTTGTCTATTCCATGTTTTACATTACTGACTGATGTCCTGGCGCAGCTGCTTGTCAACACAGAAGAGAATGGAACTGTGCTGGAGCTTTTATCCATCCAAGATGGGTTTTCAGGTAAATTTCCACTTGAAGCAGCTTTTGAACCTGGAACAACAAAGCAAGAGTCAAAACTTGCAGAGAAAGCCACTGCTGTGGAGTACACTGACATCCATGTTGCCAACAGAACCTCACTGGTTCTTGATCTGAGTGCTATCCTGGAGAACACCCAAATTGCACTGCCTTCTCTGAATGG GTGGCTTTTGGGTTATCCTGTGACATATTTGTTTCGCAATGAAAGTGCTGAGGCAGCTACACAGAATCTCTCCAAGCACTCTCTTCATATCTATAGGATATACGTG TCCCCATTCAGATGCTAA